The Bernardetia litoralis DSM 6794 genome includes a window with the following:
- a CDS encoding two-component regulator propeller domain-containing protein, translating into MQYRILNNFFRSSFLLITLLFFTIGSAYFVLAQNNNELQVPKLRVEQFAIEQGLSQNTVNTMIQDSEGYLWIGTDDGLNRYNAYDVTIFRHKREDSLSIIDNQIMSIYEDTNHNIWIGTVAGVSIFDRKTQTFQSFYKKEGKQNTLVDNNVKAITEDKEGFIWLGTENGLSKYDYNNNSFENYVVTEADSTILGDNHIVSLAVDNSNNLWIGTSGKGVNKWNSTRDEKKLYRYNPSDTTTLWGYGGQDIQIDKEGEVWIASLGGFNRYNPEIDGFDRFRYQGRSYTLQSIAEANDGSLWGAGADYIYKLNPQTREVIRYRTSFDGLGQMPAIVRTKENIIWVASRNLGAIKYDPLTSQFNYYYNEIGNNNSLPHRNVWSVLKDREGIVWVGTDEGLSRIDRNEVIPKYYHISRGENNYDLRQKSVGDLLETQSGELWAVTTADISRMISFSEKEGAKFITLVSDPEDSTTIQTKIISTFQDKQGTIWIGTFNGFYKMNPNPSKPFGYDAQRFLEELAIWTTYEDRNGILWLGTNQGLVKVIRDENNTPIDYKYYKHDPENLKSISHNTSRTLAEDSKGNFWVGTTNGLNLMNRETEEFEHWGERNPLANYAIYGILVDEKDNLWISTNFGLMRLLGDDSIDDSKRMTNYNPKDGLQSSEFNSGAFFRAEDGEMFFGGIQGLNSFYPQDIKPSIFVPPVVMTDFKILNRSVGIQSLGNPKSPLTVDISQTKEMTLTYEDRVITFEFASINYRRPEKTNYSYILEGFDKEWNEVGNRRFATYSNLSAGEYTFRVKASNSDGIENNEEIVIKIKVLPPWWKSWWFLTIATFSILGLSVAFYTNRMNAVKRQNDKLERLVGERTAEIGQQNVLLENQKTEIERSYSNIRVLSEIGQKITSILDLDAVISAVYEYVNELTDATAFGIGIYNAEKERIDFRGFIENGQHISDSFDNITDENKLSVVCLTRNEDIIINDFAKEHIQYINEVSLDRVGDSYQSIIYLPLLLEGKIVGVLTVQSHQTNAYSRNDLTILRTLASYISIALDNARTYTQLEGANDLIKTKNQSIMDSIRYGETIQHAILPDPQDFIRNFEDHFIIFKPQAVVSGDFYWSIRTGNKTFIAVVDCTGHGVPGAFMSMIGNTILNEIVTLQNITEPAQILERLNQGIWDALHQEDYQNLDGMDICLCVIEDADELNMRVVNFAGAKRPLFILKNDKLIEIKGSRKSIGGRQKSDAAYEQRQLLLHPGDILYLTTDGYVDQNDFDRVKYGTLQFKKVLASFTGMSLHDQKEVLLEEMRNHMGEEEQRDDITLIGLKM; encoded by the coding sequence ATGCAATACAGAATACTAAATAACTTTTTCAGAAGTTCATTTTTACTTATAACACTCTTATTTTTTACAATAGGTAGTGCTTATTTTGTATTGGCTCAAAATAATAACGAGTTACAAGTCCCTAAACTACGAGTGGAGCAGTTTGCCATCGAACAAGGTCTATCTCAAAATACTGTAAATACTATGATACAAGATAGTGAAGGGTATTTATGGATAGGAACTGATGATGGACTAAATAGATATAATGCGTATGATGTTACCATTTTTCGTCATAAAAGAGAAGATTCTCTCTCTATTATTGATAATCAAATAATGTCAATCTATGAAGACACAAATCATAATATTTGGATTGGTACAGTAGCAGGAGTTTCTATTTTTGATAGAAAAACACAAACTTTTCAATCTTTCTATAAAAAAGAAGGTAAACAAAACACTTTAGTAGATAACAATGTCAAAGCTATTACAGAAGATAAAGAAGGTTTTATTTGGTTAGGAACAGAAAATGGTCTTAGCAAATATGACTATAATAATAATTCATTTGAAAATTATGTAGTTACAGAAGCTGACTCAACAATTCTTGGAGACAATCACATAGTATCATTAGCAGTAGATAATAGTAATAATTTATGGATAGGAACAAGTGGAAAGGGAGTCAATAAATGGAATAGCACTCGTGATGAGAAAAAACTATACCGATATAACCCATCAGATACTACTACATTATGGGGTTATGGAGGACAAGATATACAAATAGATAAAGAGGGTGAGGTATGGATAGCTTCATTAGGAGGTTTCAACCGTTATAATCCTGAAATAGATGGATTTGATCGTTTTCGTTATCAAGGACGCTCTTATACTCTTCAATCTATAGCAGAAGCAAATGATGGTAGTTTATGGGGAGCTGGTGCTGATTATATTTATAAATTAAATCCTCAAACAAGAGAAGTCATCAGATACAGAACTTCTTTTGACGGTTTAGGACAAATGCCTGCCATTGTCAGAACCAAAGAAAATATAATATGGGTTGCTTCTCGTAATTTAGGAGCTATCAAATATGACCCACTTACCAGTCAATTTAATTATTATTATAATGAAATAGGTAATAATAACTCTCTTCCTCATAGAAATGTCTGGTCTGTATTAAAAGATAGAGAAGGTATTGTATGGGTAGGTACAGATGAAGGACTTTCTCGTATTGATAGAAATGAAGTTATTCCAAAATATTATCATATTTCAAGAGGAGAAAATAATTATGATTTAAGACAAAAAAGTGTTGGAGATTTATTAGAAACTCAGAGTGGAGAACTTTGGGCAGTTACAACTGCTGATATATCACGTATGATAAGTTTTTCAGAGAAAGAAGGAGCTAAGTTCATTACTCTCGTTTCAGACCCAGAAGATTCTACAACAATTCAGACTAAAATAATTAGTACTTTTCAAGATAAACAAGGTACAATATGGATAGGAACTTTTAATGGGTTCTATAAAATGAATCCCAACCCTTCAAAACCATTTGGATATGATGCACAACGTTTTTTGGAGGAATTAGCTATTTGGACTACCTATGAAGATAGAAATGGAATTTTATGGCTTGGAACTAACCAAGGACTTGTAAAAGTAATTAGAGATGAAAATAACACTCCAATAGATTATAAGTATTACAAGCATGACCCTGAAAATTTAAAATCTATTAGTCATAATACAAGCAGAACTCTTGCAGAAGATTCAAAAGGAAATTTTTGGGTAGGAACTACAAATGGTCTTAACCTAATGAATCGTGAAACAGAAGAGTTTGAACACTGGGGAGAACGCAATCCATTAGCTAATTATGCCATTTATGGAATTTTGGTAGATGAAAAGGATAACCTTTGGATAAGTACAAACTTTGGACTTATGCGTCTTTTGGGAGATGATAGCATTGATGATTCCAAACGAATGACTAACTACAATCCAAAAGATGGTTTGCAGAGTAGTGAATTTAATTCGGGAGCATTTTTTAGAGCAGAAGATGGCGAAATGTTTTTTGGAGGTATTCAAGGATTAAATTCTTTCTATCCACAAGATATAAAACCAAGTATTTTTGTACCTCCTGTTGTGATGACAGATTTCAAAATTCTTAATCGCTCAGTAGGTATTCAAAGTTTGGGTAATCCTAAATCTCCATTGACAGTTGATATTTCTCAAACAAAGGAAATGACTCTTACTTATGAAGATAGGGTAATAACTTTTGAGTTTGCTTCTATTAATTATAGAAGACCCGAAAAAACAAATTATTCATATATCTTAGAAGGTTTTGATAAAGAATGGAACGAAGTAGGAAATCGTCGTTTTGCTACTTATAGTAATCTTTCTGCTGGAGAATATACATTCAGAGTAAAGGCATCTAATAGTGATGGAATAGAAAATAATGAAGAAATAGTTATAAAAATAAAGGTTCTTCCTCCTTGGTGGAAATCATGGTGGTTTTTGACTATTGCAACGTTTTCAATATTAGGTTTGTCAGTTGCTTTTTATACCAATAGAATGAATGCTGTTAAACGTCAAAATGACAAACTAGAACGTTTGGTAGGAGAAAGAACAGCAGAAATTGGACAGCAAAATGTACTCTTAGAAAATCAAAAAACAGAAATCGAACGCTCATATAGTAATATTCGTGTTCTTAGTGAAATTGGACAGAAGATTACATCTATTCTTGATTTAGATGCTGTTATTAGTGCAGTTTATGAGTATGTAAATGAACTTACCGATGCAACAGCTTTTGGTATTGGAATCTATAATGCTGAAAAAGAACGAATAGATTTTAGAGGATTTATAGAAAATGGTCAGCATATTTCAGATAGCTTTGATAATATTACTGATGAAAACAAACTTTCAGTAGTTTGTCTTACTCGTAATGAAGATATTATCATTAATGATTTTGCAAAAGAACATATTCAGTACATCAACGAAGTTTCTTTGGATAGAGTAGGAGATAGCTATCAGTCTATTATTTATTTACCTTTATTATTGGAAGGAAAAATTGTAGGAGTTTTGACGGTTCAAAGTCATCAAACAAATGCCTATTCAAGAAATGACCTTACTATCTTACGTACTTTAGCATCTTATATTTCTATTGCTTTGGATAATGCTCGTACTTATACACAACTAGAAGGAGCTAACGACCTTATCAAGACAAAGAATCAGTCTATTATGGACAGTATTCGTTATGGAGAAACGATTCAGCATGCTATTCTTCCAGACCCTCAAGATTTTATTAGAAACTTTGAAGACCATTTTATAATATTCAAACCTCAAGCTGTTGTTTCAGGAGATTTTTATTGGTCTATTCGTACAGGAAACAAAACTTTTATAGCTGTCGTAGATTGTACAGGACATGGTGTTCCAGGGGCATTTATGTCTATGATAGGAAATACTATTTTGAATGAAATTGTTACTCTTCAAAACATAACAGAACCAGCACAAATTTTAGAGAGATTAAATCAAGGGATTTGGGACGCTCTTCACCAAGAAGATTACCAAAACCTAGATGGAATGGATATTTGTTTGTGTGTAATCGAAGATGCAGATGAACTTAATATGCGTGTAGTAAACTTTGCTGGAGCAAAAAGACCTTTATTTATTCTAAAAAATGATAAACTTATAGAAATAAAAGGAAGTAGAAAATCTATTGGAGGAAGACAAAAATCAGATGCAGCCTATGAACAACGTCAGCTTTTATTGCACCCTGGAGATATTCTCTATTTAACAACAGATGGTTATGTGGATCAAAATGATTTTGACCGTGTAAAATATGGAACACTTCAATTCAAAAAGGTTTTAGCCTCTTTTACAGGAATGTCTTTACATGACCAAAAAGAAGTATTATTAGAAGAAATGAGAAATCACATGGGAGAAGAAGAGCAACGTGATGATATAACACTTATCGGTCTGAAGATGTAA
- a CDS encoding peptidase domain-containing ABC transporter, with amino-acid sequence MQYEIARNIVFQIIKRWKPDEAHYKFSPVATSEGISSRREMRQWVGHLQDVGREAHLHFIEKEISKDELDEVLSVTTLPLVLFQSIGGNANPILAWHGKKNTIHTMQEDGENWKENDIINHSALINTLASKSDLYGDSELSKKNTIYCLVPMLIDPIATPDENEKGIERTPVQRLWHLLLTEKRDISYTYIYAMIVGLLSLTLPLGVQAIIGLISGGLIINSIVVLIAFVVAGTLVSGIMQIMQMSIVETLQQRLFTRAAFEFAYRIPRIRLESILNQYAPELANRFFDILTLQKGLAKILTSVITALLQVLFGLMLLAFYHPFFVFFGLFLVAVLGLIFYLTGKRGLDTSLYESKYKYKVAYWLEELGRNQSVFKIAGNTLLPLKKMQKLLTGYLYKRKSHFRILVIQYSAFVAFKTIITGGVLILGSLLVIERNITLGQFVASEIVIISVITAVEKMILNLDTIYDTLTAVEKIGNVTDLKLEKTNTFDNFNRQGFDIKVHGLSYTYQGNDTPTLKNINLEIKPQQYVGIIGNEGSGKSTLMKILTGLYDEYKGHITYNGFTLRDLNIKNLQDYIGDNLSHEDIFEGTLLENITVGREGFNMEYLNHVLDIVELIDDIQALKDGLQTQMLPSGQGFSSTFQKKVIFARSMLTHPNLIVFDDFFYNLEGGYKRRVLDKILQKNKYPWSVFAASHDPILLEKMDKIYLMKDGIIIKEGTFQELLKNEYFDDLIAGVFEK; translated from the coding sequence ATGCAGTACGAAATTGCTCGAAATATTGTCTTTCAGATTATAAAACGTTGGAAACCAGACGAAGCTCATTATAAATTCTCTCCTGTTGCTACTTCAGAGGGAATTTCTAGTAGAAGAGAAATGCGACAATGGGTTGGGCATTTACAAGATGTTGGGCGTGAGGCACATTTGCATTTTATTGAAAAAGAAATTTCTAAAGATGAATTAGATGAGGTTCTTTCAGTTACGACACTTCCTTTAGTTCTTTTTCAATCTATTGGAGGAAATGCAAATCCAATTTTGGCATGGCATGGCAAAAAGAATACTATCCATACCATGCAGGAAGATGGTGAAAATTGGAAAGAAAATGATATTATTAATCACAGTGCATTAATAAATACATTAGCCAGCAAATCAGATTTATACGGAGATAGTGAACTTTCTAAAAAGAATACAATTTATTGCCTTGTTCCGATGCTTATCGACCCTATCGCTACACCTGACGAAAATGAAAAAGGAATAGAACGAACTCCTGTACAGCGTTTATGGCATTTACTTTTGACTGAAAAACGTGATATTTCTTATACCTATATTTATGCGATGATTGTTGGTTTGCTTAGTCTTACCTTGCCTTTGGGGGTGCAGGCTATTATTGGACTTATTTCGGGTGGACTTATTATCAACTCCATTGTTGTTTTGATTGCCTTTGTTGTGGCAGGAACGCTTGTTAGTGGAATTATGCAGATTATGCAGATGAGTATTGTTGAAACTCTTCAACAACGTCTGTTTACTCGTGCAGCCTTTGAGTTTGCTTACCGAATTCCTCGTATTCGTTTAGAATCTATCTTAAATCAATATGCTCCAGAGCTTGCCAATCGTTTTTTTGATATTCTGACACTTCAAAAAGGTTTAGCCAAAATACTTACAAGTGTTATTACAGCACTTTTACAGGTTCTTTTTGGTTTGATGCTTTTGGCTTTTTATCATCCCTTTTTTGTGTTTTTTGGTTTATTTTTAGTGGCTGTTTTGGGCTTAATATTTTATTTGACAGGAAAGAGAGGTTTGGATACAAGTCTTTACGAATCAAAATATAAATATAAAGTAGCTTATTGGTTAGAAGAATTGGGTAGAAATCAAAGTGTTTTCAAAATTGCAGGAAATACACTTCTTCCCTTGAAGAAAATGCAAAAATTACTTACTGGATATTTATATAAAAGAAAATCACATTTCCGTATTTTAGTTATTCAATATTCTGCCTTTGTAGCCTTCAAAACTATTATTACTGGTGGTGTTTTGATTTTGGGAAGTCTTTTAGTAATTGAAAGAAATATTACTTTAGGACAATTTGTTGCTTCTGAAATTGTGATTATTTCGGTTATTACAGCCGTAGAAAAAATGATTTTAAATTTAGATACAATTTATGATACGCTCACAGCAGTAGAAAAAATAGGAAATGTAACTGACTTAAAATTAGAAAAAACGAATACTTTTGATAATTTTAATAGACAAGGTTTTGACATTAAAGTTCATGGTCTTTCTTATACCTATCAAGGAAACGATACTCCAACACTAAAAAATATTAATTTAGAAATAAAACCTCAACAATATGTTGGTATAATCGGAAATGAAGGATCAGGAAAATCAACACTTATGAAAATTCTGACAGGACTATATGATGAGTACAAAGGGCATATTACTTATAATGGCTTTACCTTACGAGATTTGAATATCAAAAATTTACAAGATTATATCGGAGATAATCTTTCTCATGAAGATATTTTTGAAGGAACTTTATTAGAAAACATTACGGTTGGAAGAGAGGGTTTTAATATGGAATACCTAAATCATGTTTTAGATATTGTAGAACTGATAGATGATATTCAAGCTCTTAAAGATGGTCTGCAAACTCAAATGCTACCCTCTGGACAAGGTTTCTCTTCTACTTTTCAAAAGAAAGTTATTTTTGCAAGGAGTATGCTTACACACCCAAATTTAATTGTCTTTGATGACTTTTTCTATAACCTAGAAGGAGGTTATAAACGCAGAGTATTGGATAAAATATTACAGAAAAACAAGTATCCATGGTCTGTTTTTGCTGCCAGTCATGACCCTATTTTATTAGAAAAAATGGATAAAATTTATCTTATGAAAGATGGAATAATCATTAAAGAAGGAACATTCCAAGAACTCTTAAAAAATGAATATTTTGATGATTTGATTGCTGGAGTATTTGAAAAATAG
- a CDS encoding DUF4290 domain-containing protein has translation MEQIENSDGTQSSVKLKNLDYNTQRDALVLKEYGRNMQNMVRHLKTITDVEERTRAAETLINLMKQLNPSVRENSDNVHRIWDHLYIMADGEIEFNNEFLPQTEEERTKKPDHIGYTQEPVKYRHYGRNVELVIAKAAELEDEQELIDAVADIGKLMKSFYLTWNRDSVEDEVILKDIKRISGGKIDINIETIKEDNLFELGSTPRQRPQKQSSTNRSNSSRSSRSNNASNRRRTQGTGIKKNRRNSKKRRK, from the coding sequence TTGGAACAGATAGAAAATTCAGACGGTACACAGAGTTCAGTCAAACTAAAAAACTTAGATTATAATACGCAGCGAGATGCTCTTGTATTGAAAGAGTATGGAAGAAATATGCAAAATATGGTGCGTCATCTCAAAACCATTACAGATGTCGAAGAGCGTACTCGTGCAGCCGAAACACTCATCAATTTGATGAAACAACTCAATCCAAGTGTTAGAGAAAATAGCGATAATGTACACCGAATTTGGGATCATTTGTATATTATGGCTGATGGAGAAATTGAATTCAATAATGAATTTTTGCCACAAACAGAAGAAGAACGCACCAAAAAACCTGACCATATTGGTTATACACAAGAACCTGTAAAATACCGTCATTATGGTAGAAATGTAGAATTAGTAATTGCAAAAGCAGCCGAATTAGAAGATGAACAAGAACTTATTGATGCTGTTGCTGATATTGGAAAGTTAATGAAATCTTTTTATCTAACTTGGAATAGAGATAGTGTAGAAGATGAAGTAATTTTGAAAGACATCAAACGTATTTCGGGTGGAAAAATAGATATTAATATAGAAACTATCAAAGAAGATAATCTATTTGAGCTTGGAAGTACACCACGCCAACGTCCTCAAAAACAAAGCTCTACTAATCGTTCGAATTCTTCACGTTCTTCACGTTCAAACAATGCAAGTAATCGAAGAAGAACTCAAGGAACAGGAATAAAGAAAAATCGTAGAAATAGTAAAAAAAGAAGAAAGTAA
- a CDS encoding DUF3276 family protein: MSEYFDDQQEKNNDYSKPNYHNETIFSKKVRAGKRTYFIDVKPTRWEEDYYIAFTESKKVFRPNGGHFFEKNRVFLYKEDLNKILAGLTEVIEHVKTELMPNYDFTQFDREEDENYNATKKSNSDDDEVRTHLKWD; encoded by the coding sequence ATGAGCGAGTATTTTGACGACCAGCAGGAAAAAAACAATGATTACTCTAAACCTAATTACCACAATGAAACAATTTTTTCTAAAAAAGTGCGTGCAGGAAAACGTACTTATTTTATTGATGTAAAACCAACTCGTTGGGAAGAAGATTATTATATTGCATTTACAGAAAGTAAAAAAGTATTTCGTCCTAATGGAGGACATTTTTTTGAAAAGAATAGAGTCTTTTTATATAAAGAAGATTTGAATAAAATTTTGGCAGGACTTACAGAAGTCATTGAGCATGTAAAAACGGAATTGATGCCAAATTATGATTTTACACAATTTGATAGAGAAGAAGATGAAAATTATAATGCAACTAAAAAATCTAATTCAGATGATGATGAAGTAAGAACTCACTTGAAGTGGGATTAA
- the gltX gene encoding glutamate--tRNA ligase: MSNDTKVRVRFAPSPTGALHIGGVRTALFNYLFAKKHGGEFIIRVEDTDQTRFVEGAEEYILEALEWIGIVPTESPKHGGQYAPYRQSERKDMYKDYAMQLIENGHAYYAFDTSEDLEAMKERLKNAGVASPQYNSITRTQMRNSLTLPEDETKRLLESGEKYVVRLKVPRKEEVRLNDMIRNWVVVHSSAIDDKVLLKSDGMPTYHLANVVDDHLMKITHVIRGEEWLPSAPLHVLLYRYLGWEDTMPKFAHLPLILKPDGNGKLSKRDGAKFNMPVFPLEWNGKGAEDEKFQGFREWGFEPAAVVNFLALLGWNPGNNEEIFSMKELIESFDISRVNKAGARFDFDKAKWFNQQYLRNKPNNEIADYLASKMVSNSLADTSYLEKLAEILKERAVFMSDFWEGSKVFLQAPSEYDEKLVAKKWNADAVKGLNSLVELLKNTESLTDEAQTKQLVYDAATSAGVKMGVVMLPLRLSLTGAGSGPDLMEVATLLGKEEVIARIEKAIDELEVKA, from the coding sequence ATGAGTAACGACACAAAAGTAAGAGTTCGTTTTGCACCTTCTCCAACAGGCGCATTGCATATCGGTGGAGTCCGAACTGCCCTTTTTAATTATCTGTTTGCCAAAAAACATGGTGGCGAGTTTATCATTCGTGTAGAAGATACTGACCAAACTCGTTTTGTAGAAGGAGCAGAAGAGTATATTTTGGAAGCCTTAGAGTGGATTGGAATTGTTCCTACTGAAAGTCCAAAACATGGAGGACAATATGCACCTTATCGCCAGTCTGAGCGAAAAGATATGTATAAGGATTACGCTATGCAGCTTATCGAAAACGGTCATGCCTATTATGCTTTTGATACATCAGAAGATTTAGAAGCAATGAAAGAACGTTTGAAAAATGCTGGTGTTGCTTCTCCTCAATATAACAGTATTACTCGTACACAAATGCGTAATTCTTTGACTTTGCCAGAAGACGAAACAAAACGTCTTTTGGAGAGTGGCGAAAAATATGTAGTTCGTTTGAAAGTTCCACGCAAAGAAGAAGTTCGTCTGAATGACATGATTCGTAATTGGGTAGTTGTTCATTCGTCTGCCATTGATGATAAAGTTTTGTTGAAATCTGACGGAATGCCTACTTATCATTTAGCAAATGTTGTTGATGATCATTTGATGAAAATTACACACGTTATTCGTGGTGAAGAATGGCTTCCTTCTGCTCCTTTGCATGTTCTTTTGTATCGTTATTTGGGTTGGGAAGATACAATGCCAAAATTTGCTCACTTGCCTTTGATTTTGAAACCAGACGGAAATGGAAAACTTTCAAAACGTGATGGTGCAAAATTTAATATGCCTGTTTTTCCTTTAGAATGGAATGGAAAAGGCGCTGAAGACGAAAAATTCCAAGGATTTAGAGAATGGGGTTTTGAGCCTGCTGCTGTCGTAAACTTTTTAGCTCTTTTGGGTTGGAATCCAGGGAATAATGAAGAGATTTTTTCAATGAAAGAATTGATTGAATCTTTTGATATTTCAAGAGTAAATAAAGCAGGAGCAAGATTTGATTTTGATAAGGCAAAATGGTTTAATCAACAATATCTACGCAACAAACCAAATAATGAAATTGCTGATTATTTAGCTTCCAAAATGGTTTCTAATTCGTTGGCTGATACTTCATATTTAGAAAAATTAGCTGAAATCTTAAAAGAAAGAGCCGTATTTATGAGTGATTTTTGGGAAGGTTCTAAAGTTTTCTTGCAAGCTCCATCTGAATATGATGAAAAATTAGTAGCAAAAAAATGGAATGCTGATGCTGTAAAAGGATTAAATTCTTTGGTAGAACTTTTGAAAAATACAGAATCCTTAACTGATGAAGCACAAACTAAACAACTTGTTTATGATGCTGCTACTTCTGCAGGTGTAAAAATGGGTGTTGTCATGCTGCCTTTGCGCTTGTCTTTGACTGGGGCAGGTTCAGGTCCTGATTTGATGGAAGTAGCTACTCTCTTAGGAAAAGAAGAAGTAATTGCTAGAATTGAAAAGGCTATTGATGAATTGGAAGTGAAGGCTTAG